TGTGACTCTTAGCAAGTGTAATGTGTTGACGAAGACTAGCTGTGTGCTACAGACAGCTAGAGTTAAAGTGTTTGGCGAGTCAGGTGCTTGTTGTGAAGCCACCTTGTTGTTTGATACAGGCTCTGATAGATCTTATGTGTCCAGTAATCTTGTGAAGAAAGTTAAGCCCAAGTGGGTGAGCTCAGAACCTGTGTCATATGCTGCTTTTGGAGGTAGTAAGTCTCCTCCAGGTAAACAGAGTAATATTTTTGACTTGCAATTAGTAGGTTTACATGGTGCAAAACATTTAATGGCTTTAGAGATTCCAAAGGTTTGTGCACCATTGACTAGACCCTGTATTCCTAGTAATTTGGTTGATGCATTTTCTGATTTTCAACTTGCTGATGATTACAAGAATAATAGTCACCTGAATATAGACATACTTGTAGGTTTGGATGCTTATTGTCTGTATTTGGTTGGGTGTTATCTGGTTCATGGAAGGTTCCTACTATCAGCAACTGTGAGTCTACACAAATGTTGTGTATAGGAAATGTGACAGATTCTGATTTACGTGAGTTTTGGGATTTAGAATCTGTTGGCATAACTCAAAAGGAAGCTGTTCCTAGCCCATTTACCTCAGACCCTGTTTTGAAGCAATTTTGTGAAAATGTTAAGTTTGAAGAGGGACGCTATGAAGTAGGCTTACCTTGGAAGTCGGATGACTGCAAGAAGAATCTTATGAATAATGAGGGAATTGCTAGGAAAAGGTTGCAAGGATTAGGGCGTAAGTTAGATAAGGACCCAGAGCTTCAGAAACAATATTCTAACGTGTTTACTGATTATGAACAAGAGGGAATAATTGAAGAAGTCCCTTCAAGTGAAGTTGTAAGTTCTCAGCCTACATATTATATGCCTCATCGTCCAGTTGTCAAAGAGAGCAGTTCTTCAACTAAGGTCAGACCAGTTTTTGATGCTTCTGCAACTAGTTATAATGGCACTTCTTTAAATGATTGTCTTGAGTCTGGTCCTTCACTTAACGCTGATCTTGTGAAAGTATTGGTTCGTTTCAGAAAGTGGAAGGTTGCATTGACTGCTGATATTACAAAGGCATTCTTGCAGATTTGTGTTCGGCCAGAAGACCGAGATGTTCATCGCTTTTTGTGGAAATGCAAAGACTCCATTAGAATGATGAGGTTTGTTCGTGTTCCCTTTGGTAATACAAGTAGCCCTTTTTTGCTAAATGCCACCATTAAATACCACTTACAGTCTTATCCTGATACTGAAGTAGTAAAAGAGTTAAAGGAAAACCTTTATGTAGATGATTGGCTGTCAGGGGCGGACACTGCTGAGGAAGCTTGTGAGAAGTTTAAAGAAGCTCAAAGTATTTTGGCTGAAGCTGGGTTCCCTCTTTCTAAATGGCACTCAAATTGTAAATTGTTTGCCACAAAgtttaatgataaaattgatcatGGTGATGAACATGAATCCACAAAGGTTTTAGGTATGAAGTGGTTATCCTTGTCAGATCAATTTGTTTTTAAAGGTATTGATTTAGACCTGGAGACACATTTGGTGTCAACCAAAAGAGCAATTCTTAGTCTCATAGCCAGGCTTTTTGACCCACTTGGTTTGATTAGTCCCTTTGTCATGTATGCTAAAATCCTCTTTCAAGACATATGGAGACTTGGGCTTGATTGGGATGAGTTACTACCTAAAGAGGTGCAAAATAAGTTTCAGAATTGGGTTAAGAGCATTGCTGCtctaaaatattggaagattaaTCGTTGCTATTTCCCAGAAATGTCCTGGAAAGAGTTGTCTGGTGTAGAACTCCATGCCTTTGGTGATGCTTCAGAGAAAGGGTATGGAGCTTGCGTGTACTTGAGAGTTCCTCTTGTGGATGGAACATACCAGGTGTCATTAGTGGTAGCAAGGTCAAGGGTAGCACCTATAAAGAGGGTCACTTTACCTCGACTAGAATTGCTTGGTGCTTTACTTTGTGCTAGACTCTTAGATTTTGTGAAGTCTGCCCTCTGTCTCGATAAGACTGTGACTTATTGTTGTTGGACAGACTCAAAGGTTGCTCTTGCATGGATAAAGGGTAATCCTTGTAGATGGAAGGTGTTTGTGTCAAATAGAGTTGTTGAAATTCAGAGTCTTACCTCCCCATGCCACTGGTACCATTGCCCAGGTAAAGAAAATCCTGTTGATCTTGTGTCTAGAGGGGAGTTAGCCGAACCCCTTGTTAATTCTACTTTATGGATAAATGGCCCTTCTTGGTTGTCTGAACCTTTAACTCTAAGTGATAAAGGAGAAACTGTAGAGTTACCTGTTGAAGAAAGTTGCAGTAAAGGAAATATTTCTTGTGTATCTGTAAACTCTCCTAACATATTTGAGTTTGAGAGATGGAGTAACTTCAATAAGGCACGTTGTGTGGTGGCTTGGGTTATGAGATTTATTAATAATGTCCGACCTCATTCTGTGAAGATGTCAGGTCCCTTGTCTCCTGCTGAGTTAGCAGTGGCCAAGACCAAATTGTTCtactgtgtacagagagagaattttgttCAGGAAATTGCAGACTTGAAAAAGGGTAAATCTCCTTCAAAGGGTTCTCCTTTGTGTAGTTTAGATCCTTTTGTAGATGATGAAGGCCTATTGAGAATTAAGGGACGTTTGGAGAATGCTGATTTAAGTTTTGAAAGTAAACATCCTGTTATTATTCCTTCAGGTCATGTTGCTAAGCTCTTGGTTCAATTTCAGCATATTTTTCTGAAGCATGCTGGAGTAGGGACCATTGTGTCTACTTTAAGAGGCAGCTACTGGATTTTGGGAGTCAGGAGAATTGCTAAAACTGTTTGTAGAATGTGTGTTAAGTGTAAGAGGTATGATTCTAGGGCTTGTAGTCAGCCTGCTGCACCTCTACCAGGATTAAGAGTTAAGATTGCTCCTCCCTTCACTGTGACAGGTCTTGATTATGCTGGTCCTCTCTTTTGTATTGATTTGCCGTCAAAGAAATTGTACATTTTGTTGTTTACTTGTGCAGTAGTAAGAGCAGTGCACCTAGAACTAACTGATTCATTATCTCTTTCTGATTGCATGCTTGCAATACGTAGATTTGCAGTACGAAGAggtcttccttctgttttttacTCAGATAATGCCAAAACATTTGTGAGTGCAGCTCGTCAACTTCAGCAAGAATATGGACCATTGTCTCCTCAATGGAAATTCATTGTTCCCCGTTCTCCATGGTGGGGAGGTTGGTGGGAGCGTTTGATTAGGTCTGTTAAGTCAGCTTTGAGGAAGACAATAGGGGTTAAATGTTTGTCAAAAATTGAGTTAGAGACCACCATTCAAGAAATTGAGGCTTGTGTGAATTCTAGACCCTTAACATATGTTGGAGATGAACCTGATGTTTCTAATCCTTTGACTCCCTCACAATTTCTCATTGTACGTAATGCTGGACTTCAACTCGAGGTTAATGATCAGCCTTCATGTATCACCGGAAAGGATTTGATTATCCGAGAAAGTATTCGCCAGCAACAACTTGATAAGTTTTGGAAATTATGGAGCAATGATTATCTAAGAAACTTGCCACCTGTTGTGAAGGGATTTGTGCAAAAATGTAATGTAAAGAAAGGTGCTATTGTCCTTGTCAGAGAAGACTATGTTCCTAGGCTAAAATGGCCATTAGGTGTTGTAACAGAAGTATTCccaggtaatgataatatcattaggaGTGTCATGGTAAAAACTGACAAAGGAGTAATTAATAGACCAGTGCAGAAGTTGCATGATCTTGAAATGTATAGTGATCTTTATGAAGATTCTGATGAAGATTTGAGAGAATCTATCTCAGGGGAAATTGTTCAATCATCAGTTCCtggaaacaatgaaaatagtgcCTCTGAACCTTGTAAAGAGAGTTGTTTAAACCCTACTTCCTTTAGTCAGCGGGGTCGTGCCATAAAACCCCCAAATAAACTTGACTTGTAATAATATGCTGTAATTAGTTTAGTTGTTCTTATTTCTTAAGGTTGAAATTAAGATAAGTTTGTGAGTCTTATAGTATAAATGAGTTTACTGAAGCAATTTCCAAGGAGAAATCTGTCCTACTACTATTTCTCAGGATTTTATTACCTCAT
This portion of the Penaeus vannamei isolate JL-2024 chromosome 11, ASM4276789v1, whole genome shotgun sequence genome encodes:
- the LOC138863261 gene encoding uncharacterized protein — translated: MAESLEALKRKRAASRGWLTRAVQNLQEVLNDNNSNYEKLDQVAAKFEKRLILLDEAQTAVEVELVNPDDLDADLDEASNFRKAATNVRFEVTMRMKRANDGSDSDKGSVSSMSTSDAKLPKLELPKYDGDLTQWQSFWDRFTASIDRTDIPVITKFTYLQSVLQGKALSAIRGVTLTVPNYKVACDILKNRFGRPQIIINAHIHALMNISVAPKIRGANYVESLWNLLDQLHWHVRSLESFGINNKQFGVVLTPLVLGRLPQEIRLEWSRESTNHEGDLEWLLTFLQKEISRRERSETFPDVGMGKPERRFVDSEKRRVASASALHTSSEVGSSYCAFCSKKHKSEKCWDILKLPLKEREEKIKAAHLCFKCLSKGHISSGCQSKCSKCNGNHNFLLCRSKGAGSTEKAMEKSVSDQKVSDIVEPSENCSPQVNHVGVTLSKCNVLTKTSCVLQTARVKVFGESGACCEATLLFDTGSDRSYVSSNLVKKVKPKWVSSEPVSYAAFGGSKSPPGKQSNIFDLQLVGLHGAKHLMALEIPKVCAPLTRPCIPSNLVDAFSDFQLADDYKNNSHLNIDILVGNVTDSDLREFWDLESVGITQKEAVPSPFTSDPVLKQFCENVKFEEGRYEVGLPWKSDDCKKNLMNNEGIARKRLQGLGRKLDKDPELQKQYSNVFTDYEQEGIIEEVPSSEVVSSQPTYYMPHRPVVKESSSSTKVRPVFDASATSYNGTSLNDCLESGPSLNADLVKVLVRFRKWKVALTADITKAFLQICVRPEDRDVHRFLWKCKDSIRMMRFVRVPFGNTSSPFLLNATIKYHLQSYPDTEVVKELKENLYVDDWLSGADTAEEACEKFKEAQSILAEAGFPLSKWHSNCKLFATKFNDKIDHGDEHESTKVLGMKWLSLSDQFVFKGIDLDLETHLVSTKRAILSLIARLFDPLGLISPFVMYAKILFQDIWRLGLDWDELLPKEVQNKFQNWVKSIAALKYWKINRCYFPEMSWKELSGVELHAFGDASEKGYGACVYLRVPLVDGTYQVSLVVARSRVAPIKRVTLPRLELLGALLCARLLDFVKSALCLDKTVTYCCWTDSKVALAWIKGNPCRWKVFVSNRVVEIQSLTSPCHWYHCPGKENPVDLVSRGELAEPLVNSTLWINGPSWLSEPLTLSDKGETVELPVEESCSKGNISCVSVNSPNIFEFERWSNFNKARCVVAWVMRFINNVRPHSVKMSGPLSPAELAVAKTKLFYCVQRENFVQEIADLKKGKSPSKGSPLCSLDPFVDDEGLLRIKGRLENADLSFESKHPVIIPSGHVAKLLVQFQHIFLKHAGVGTIVSTLRGSYWILGVRRIAKTVCRMCVKCKRYDSRACSQPAAPLPGLRVKIAPPFTVTGLDYAGPLFCIDLPSKKLYILLFTCAVVRAVHLELTDSLSLSDCMLAIRRFAVRRGLPSVFYSDNAKTFVSAARQLQQEYGPLSPQWKFIVPRSPWWGGWWERLIRSVKSALRKTIGVKCLSKIELETTIQEIEACVNSRPLTYVGDEPDVSNPLTPSQFLIVRNAGLQLEVNDQPSCITGKDLIIRESIRQQQLDKFWKLWSNDYLRNLPPVVKGFVQKCNVKKGAIVLVREDYVPRLKWPLGVVTEVFPGNDNIIRSVMVKTDKGVINRPVQKLHDLEMYSDLYEDSDEDLRESISGEIVQSSVPGNNENSASEPCKESCLNPTSFSQRGRAIKPPNKLDL